One stretch of Rhipicephalus sanguineus isolate Rsan-2018 chromosome 10, BIME_Rsan_1.4, whole genome shotgun sequence DNA includes these proteins:
- the LOC119406497 gene encoding neprilysin, whose protein sequence is MPSPSAGSVAGEHKPSKGKSKSSVTSKPSTDAPRAASAEASSMDEEEQVSKRKTEAEPKDEDDAPVAVAVVAVEEPDTESKQDMDEILRELEKQTTVIYPESNLVVVIGILCILWICLLVFLTNPKYGPKPTAWPSSGFPTWPPYYPGTTKPSVAPRSNVYICSTDYCVKEGEHVAGLLSRDVSPCDNFYRYVCRHWERIMHNPAMGIGVATSVDTLLQDSMHTKVLEYILDSSHDDVIEAKRLYESCVSSHTSSSITELRHIFSMWPPLGQWPADSKVTVSEFDAWSVAARLSREFGLAALLGVEAALDKTFGKHVIELQLPQPLFFRDDEQHKDIVSMFRGAITESAQLTQSSGMIYVLMSDVMAVFKSVAKRRPMFPGLEVRLVTVNNLESGVRNFLTVVFEGTLESNVTVQYRNPTYFEHELNGLFREVGPRAVMNYLGFRLLVRLAPFLPKTTNLLRLHSIESLGRVLSPMTKWVLCLRAVASVLPVCVVKAHARLTIASGSHLTSRAWLSQLESLFFRSSRNYAWMDSATHRVTRFMLMRLRLARFYPQWSLNRDSCAGGALPPSGGPIHMLHEASRLYQNQRLVQFTRHTRPRDVGDAFGTLASAGTRFVVTLLAPHRARRFNPGHLAVYVPFGIVNTTVPGNGTVFTFELSRMATRFYAGLVPALFEDGAADESALLRFTDTAVRKLDQLLDCLARDYRNLPLALREGSEDGFVDPDRARYVLLAQTAAVILAHAAFKELLHVKRIWKYDFRFAPLPDLTSEQLFFAYFARDNCECSDDAHKAHDYVINARLPPEQRVNFALRHLPAFGEAFHCSRDAPMRPLEGSVCRVFESLESF, encoded by the exons ATGCCGTCGCCGTCCGCAGGGTCCGTTGCTGGTGAACATAAGCCCAGCAAAGGCAAGTCGAAATCGTCTGTGACATCTAAGCCATCTACCGATGCCCCGAGAGCTGCTTCAGCAGAGGCGTCTAGCATGGACGAGGAGGAGCAAGTTTCTAAGCGGAAGACGGAAGCTGAGCCGAAGGATGAAGACGACGCCCCAGTAGCCGTGGCGGTAGTCGCTGTTGAAGAACCGGACACCGAAAGCAAGCAGGACATGGACGAGATACTCAGGGAACTCGAGAAGCAAACCACCGTAATATATCCGGAGAGTAACCTGGTCGTCGTCATTGGCATCCTGTGCATCCTGTGGATTTGCTTATTGGTTTTCCTCACGAATCCCAAGTACGGGCCTAAGCCAACGGCCTGGCCCAGCTCCGGGTTTCCGACTTGGCCTCCGTATTATCCTGGTACAACGAAGCCTTCAGTGGCTCCTCGGTCCAACGTGTATATCTGCTCGACCGACTACTGCGTGAAAGAAGGAGAACACGTTGCAGGGCTCTTGAGCCGCGACGTGTCGCCGTGTGACAATTTTTACCGGTACGTTTGTCGCCACTGGGAGCGCATAATGCACAACCCAGCGATGGGCATCGGCGTGGCGacgtcggtagacaccctgctgcAGGACTCGATGCACACCAAGGTGCTTGAGTACATCCTGGACTCGTCGCACGATGACGTGATCGAAGCGAAACGACTTTACGAGTCCTGTGTTTCTTCCCACACCAGTTCGAGCATCACGGAGCTGAGGCATATTTTCTCTATGTGGCCACCTCTCGGTCAGTGGCCAGCCGATAGCAAAGTGACCGTGAGCGAGTTCGACGCGTGGTCCGTCGCTGCAAGACTCTCGCGGGAGTTTGGTCTAGCGGCTCTACTCGGCGTTGAAGCTGCGCTTGACAAGACTTTCGGAAAACACGTAATCGAGTTACAGCTGCCCCAGCCGCTGTTCTTTCGAGACGACGAACAGCACAAAGACATTGTCTCCATGTTCAGAGGTGCCATTACCGAATCGGCGCAGCTCACGCAGAGTTCGGGCATGATCTACGTGCTCATGTCAGATGTTATGGCCGTATTTAAAAGCGTCGCAAAACGGAGGCCCATGTTCCCAGGCCTGGAGGTGAGACTCGTTACGGTAAATAACCTAGAAAGCGGTGTTCGTAACTTCCTCACCGTTGTCTTCGAAGGCACTCTCGAGAGCAACGTGACGGTGCAGTACAGAAATCCCACTTACTTTGAGCACGAGCTAAATGGCTTGTTCCGCGAAGTCGGGCCCCGCGCTGTCATGAACTACCTGGGCTTCCGCCTGCTTGTCCGCTTAGCGCCTTTCCTACCAAAAACTACGAACTTGCTGCGGCTGCACAGCATCGAGTCCCTTGGCCGCGTTCTCTCGCCGATGACAAAATGGGTTCTTTGTTTGCGCGCCGTCGCCTCGGTGCTCCCGGTGTGCGTAGTGAAGGCGCATGCGAGGCTCACGATCGCCAGTGGCAGTCACCTTACTAGCCGCGCCTGGCTGTCTCAGCTGGAGAGCCTGTTCTTCCGCAGCTCACGGAACTACGCATGGATGGACAGTGCGACGCACCGCGTGACGCGCTTTATGCTCATGCGCCTCCGGCTGGCCCGCTTTTACCCACAGTGGTCGCTGAATCGAGACTCTTGCGCGGGAGGTGCCCTGCCGCCGTCCGGCGGACCGATACACATGTTACACGAAGCCTCGAGGTTGTACCAGAACCAGCGGCTGGTGCAGTTCACGCGCCATACCCGTCCTCGAGACGTGGGCGACGCCTTCGGGACCCTCGCCAG TGCTGGCACACGCTTCGTCGTGACACTGTTAGCGCCGCACCGGGCCCGCAGGTTTAACCCGGGCCACCTGGCGGTGTACGTGCCGTTCGGCATTGTGAACACGACCGTGCCAGGCAACGGCACCGTGTTCACATTCGAGCTTTCCCGAATGGCGACTCGATTTTACGCCGGCCTGGTGCCCGCGCTGTTTGAGGACGGTGCGGCGGACGAGAGCGCCCTGCTGCGCTTCACCGACACAGCCGTGCGCAAGCTCGACCAGCTGCTCGACTGCCTGGCGCGCGACTACCGCAACCTGCCGCTGGCCTTGCGCGAGGGCAGCGAAGACGGCTTCGTCGATCCCGATCGCGCCCGCTACGTGCTGCTCGCGCAAACAGCCGCCGTCATCTTGGCCCACGCTGCCTTCAAG GAGCTGCTACACGTGAAGCGGATCTGGAAGTACGACTTCCGCTTCGCACCCCTTCCGGACCTGACTTCAGAGCAGCTTTTCTTCGCCTACTTTGCGCGCGACAACTGCGAATGCAGCGACGACGCACACAAGGCGCACGACTACGTCATCAACGCCCGGCTGCCACCCGAGCAGCGCGTCAACTTCGCGCTACGCCACCTGCCGGCCTTCGGCGAAGCCTTCCACTGTTCTCGCGACGCTCCGATGCGACCTCTGGAGGGCTCCGTGTGTCGCGTATTCGAATCCCTGGAGTCATTTTGA